aaaagataaatgaaaccatatgtaatattaactattaatgGTCTGcttgtttggatgatgatgatggttggtTAGTTGGCAGAAGAAATTTGCGGAGAATGGCTTCCACATTAACATTGTTTTCTGCCCACTCAAGTCTAAAAACCAAGAAAATGGAGTCTTCGAAACGAGTGACCGTTGGTCCTGTGTCAAGCATTTGTTCAAAGTGCAGAGATACattgttgaaaaagaatgaCGAACGTTCAACTGCATATAGAAAACAACACAATGGTAAACACCAAAGGAAATAACCAAAAAATCAAAAGTGGTCGAAGAACCCGCAAGAAACCCAACACACAAACGAAAAACCCTATACCCAAACCACAACATCAACAGAAACCGACACCAAACGCAAAACTCAATACCCAAACCGACAAGAAAATGGTCGAAGAACGCATTTACCTTGCTCCAACCACGCTGCTGTCCAGAACTTCTCATTTCGAACAAGGACAACCAGAACAAACTGTGAGAACAGACAACCAAAAACGAAAGGAGAGAACGAATGTCAGAGAAAACGCAATGGACAGGACGAAAACGCCGGGAGAACCAATGTCAGAGAGAACGCAAGGGAGAGGACGAAGGGAGAGGAcgaaatgtgagagagaaagaaatctgagacaaaaaaagtaatgaaactGGGCAAGGATAGAATTAGAAGGAAAAATTTTTGAAACCCTTTTTATTCTATCGgccaaaatttttttttttttaaaaaaaataaccaattgGACCTTGATATCTTTCGATGTCAAATGTGTATCAAAAATTGAATGTCAAAGTATCGGAACCTTTTTTTTATCGTCCTGTTATTCTTATTTCTTTGAAACATTTCTTATAAATCATAGAAGAACCGTTATCAGAAAACTTATGTACGTCTCATGTTTTCAATCTTATCTTCTAAAAAATGGCCTGACAGATAACGAGTTATAAAgttataagttataaattaaagaatagtCAGAtcacacatttttacattttgacaTATAAAGATtcgttattttgacacccaaTATTTTACAgtacgataaaaaaaaatactgaaaatGTAATACAGACCTTAATGTTAAAAAGGGGTTGATGAGGAGTCCCATCACATTATTCCATTCAATAACTCTTAAATGATGCCAAAAAAGAGTGTTTGACGAGAGAAAAATTCTAGAAAACTAGTAATCTTTGCTACAAATTTTGTCTCTGCAATAGTGGATGTGACACGAACGATGCACTTGATGGTTTTCCATTCTTCAAAGCTGTGATTAGCAAGTGACCCTTCAATTCTGAAAGTGTATACAGAACGATAATAATTCAGAGTTCAAACAATTTATGTTAAAGATAAAGATACTGCTTTTGTTATTTGCTCTCAGAGTTGTTCTATAATTACTTGTTTACTTCAGAGTTTCATATGATACTATGATAAATACTAAAAGTGAATGTTAATTGTTGTGGTTTTTGTTTCTGACATTGTGAAGATTATTTGACAGCATTAGGGTATTGGGTTAAGCCCCCACCAtggccaccaccaccaccaccattatGTTCACACTGCTATTGGCTTGGTGCAACTCATCTGCCTCTGCGATTCGCAAATATGATGCCAcacattatttaatatactcATTATAAACAataccctttttcttttcttttttttctttaaaaagagCATGACAAGAAACATGATTGGGGACACTGTATTATAAAATGGTTCTGTCCTTTTCTTACTTTGTCcttattttaatactttcttCTCACATCATATATTTCCAAAGTCCTTCTGCAACTGTACTATTATTATTGCCCTATTTACTTCTCATTTTTCTTCGTATAAATACTCATTCTCTTTCCTCCTTTctcccaaataaaatatatctcaaAACACAACCACCTCTGTTTTACTTTCTCTTCCTCTGCTCTTACTCTGTTTCCGCTGGAACGTATTTGTATCTGCCTCTCGCTTAAGTTAGATTCAGTATTGGAGAAATGTATGCTGAAACTGGCCTTCTCTTCCCATATTTGCACAACCTCTCTCAAGAGCTTCACCAGCTTGAGGAGTACTGCAAAACCCAGAAGTACAATGCTTCAATGGTATCTCCTCTTGGTCTCTTCTTGGCTCTGCTCATTCCCCTGTCTTTGCTCtgtttttctgcattttgtttgttttttttcttcttttttctcttatgCAATAAATTTCGAAACTTTCTTTTACCTGATACTTCTTCCTTACTCCGAATTGTCCCTATTCATTTTTTCGAGTAAATGGGGTGCCAGAAAATGGGTCACTTTTTATTAGAGAATTAAACTCGATTTAAGCTGGTGTCTAAATTTTCACGTGAATGTTTACTTCTCACATTTCAGATTTTTTGCGACGTTTCTTCCTCTTTTAGTATATGATTTGCGGTTCCTTCCTTGATGGGTAATATCAAGCTGAAGAAGGAAAGCCGATAACCAAACATCTTCTTACTTAATATATACTtattcattttcgtttttctccttctcttctttctGAACGTTTTCTCTTATTAGTACCACAAGTGGAAACAACTGTAGTTGGATTCATACGCTGGATctgaaaaagcatgagaaaaggagagaaaataaaatgggTATAAAAGGAAAGTATTTTCTCTGTTATAGTTCCGTCTTGTATAATCTTTCTTCCTACTGTTACAAGTTTGTTGTGTGTGAACTCTCAGTGGAGTTTGTCCTTTTGCGCCGCACTGAGGAGggagattaaagaaaaaaaaaaggactttTATTCGCTTTACTCCTTTATACTAAGGAAAAAGGGTAAAGGAACGGAGTTTGTTAATGCTCAACTTAATCATTTCCTCATGGTATTTGTCGAGCACTACATGTAGTTCTAGAAAGGTTATTTCTATTTCTGCTCCtgttacatttaaataaatggtaaaattagGTTGCTTTCATGTGGTGTGGTTTGCTGTTTCCGcactaaaatttcaaacaaagttCGGGTGATAGTGCCTTGTAATCACAGAAGGAGCTCCTTGACTAATCCACCTTCTGGTTTTTTCAAATGAAGGTTGTCCACTATGGTATAAGGGTTTATAATGATATTGCTTGCAGCATAACCTTAAATAATTGACATAGATAGCTGCTATGTGTGAATTTGTATCTGTTGTTCAATTATTTGCTTTTCACTGGCTTCCTTTATATATACTGATTTCAATAGTTCACgggaagaaaaataatgatcCATAGTCTCTAGCTGAGTTATAATCAAATGTATTCTAGGGTAGTGTGTGATTCTAGTTTCATTGTTTCAGCTGTTAAAAGCTGGATTTTCTTTTAAAGCCAGGTTTTGGATTGGTGCATGGCTTGGAATTTGAAACCATCTATTGAATTCCAATTTGAAAACCTGAATCTTAGCAGCCATTCTTTTTGTTTGTGAAGGTTCTGCTGAATATGTATTGGCAGATAATGTTTACAGCAAGGCTTCTGCTTTGCAGTAGGGATATGGTGTTTGCTACTGTGTATGGAattttatttgtgttgaaattagAAGTAGAAGCGTAAGAAAATCCTTGCCTTTTTATTCCTTTACCGTTTAACCTACAATATGTACTATTCTGATTTAAGTACTTGAATCAATTTCCTAAACTGGAGAATCTTACATGTTTCTTAGACTGTGCTCGAAACTCTTTGAAACCCTTGCCCAACTCTCTTACTGACATATAGCTTTTTCTGTCACCTCACTGTCTCAGATtgattctctctcttttttgcTGTTCTCTCTTTCTAAAAAAGTTGAGGATAATCCCATCCATAAATCATGTTTTGGTTGGATGACCATGATATGCAATTGGAATCTTTTTCCATTCTAAGAAATTTATAATGTGGTCAGTTGCTTTAAGAATCACTTTACTTGATGGAATCATGCAAATATCATCATGAAACTTTTGGCATCATTGATATGTCAGGAAATCATCTTTGGGCAACTTCTCGGCATTAGCAAGTTAAATATGATAACCAGTTGGAAACAAGCATCACATGCTCACAACAATTGACTACTGGATATAGATTATGACTAAACAGTGAATGTTTTGATGACACATCCTTTTGAGGGTGCAGGGTATGGGAGAGGGAAAAGTGTAAATCATTGTAACCCATACCGTGTCTGGAATTGACATCATATGATGtgtcctttcctttttttcttttgttgcatTACAGTTATTGCTTTTGGTTCAATActattatttcatatttgtcTGTAATAGTTAAACAGCTTGTGctatgcttttttttttgttctaaagCTGTATTCTGCTTTCACTTGGTAGTTATTGCATTCTGGTTATACATtctttattgagttttgcaAGTAAAGTTAATTTCATTTCTATAGCTGTTTTCCGTCTGTTAATTTAGTTCCCCATGTCTTTAATGCAGGATGACTATGTTCAGTGTTCTGCCATGTCAGAGTATGATTTGGCAGCAGAGGGAGATCTGTTCAAAGCTCCTGAACCTATTATTGAAGAGCCAATCATGGACCTGGATCCCATGACAGCTGCCATCTCAATGATATCTTGTGGGGAAGATGTCTCCTCTCAGGGACTAAAATCCACTGATATTGATATTCTTCAAAATGATCAATTTCTGAGTGAGGTATTCTATGAATGCAAAAAGGACCTCTTAGAAAAGGCAGCAATAGAGTCACCACTCTCAGAGATTCTGGAAATCAAGGTTCCTCTTCTGAACATTGATGAAAACTCAATTCAAGAAAACAGGCCACTTCCTGACATGCAGTTAGGAAAGAGTGTCAGTTCAGGAAGTTTAAGCTCAATGGATTGGATTCGTGGAGTTGCAATGAAGCCTGCTTTCATTGATATCCCTGCAATGGATTTCAATGCAGTTTATGGCATGCGAAGATCATTTAGTGAAGGAGATATAAAGGTTTAACTTAACCTCTTTTGTATAtacattttgttattttttataaatttaattaaatcaccATCAAATTTAGCAGTGCTTAAAGATAGCAGCTCGGAGGTGTGATATCCATGCCTTCTTTGTCTTGAATCAGAAGCGTTGATGTTTTCAGAATTCTGCTTCTTTTCTTGACGTTTTTAGAGTAATAGCTTTTTCCAGCTCAATAGAGAGAGAGCCTTAACTACCTTTTGAACTCAATCAAGAAGAAAATTTCACCTCTATAGAGTATCAACTCATCCTCTCTGTTAACTCTAAAGATTGTAGTATGGAAATCAAAATAGAAGGGACTGATGATGACATGATCTCAATCTGATTGATTTAGTTAGAAATGAcaaattttgacaatattttcgTACATGcctaatattttaaaggttgGTTTTTGCTGGAATCTATCATATGTCTAAAGAATTCATAATCTCCTTCTGTGATCAGAAATTAAAAGTCTGTTACAGACATACACCAAAATTCTTGTGGTTCCTTTTGCCATGACAAACAATTGTGCAGAATGACAAACaatttctgttttaaatttatttattcctCTTGTTTGCGTGAATAAACTCACCAAGATCTAGTGATTTACTCAACTATTGTGACAGACTCTCGGTAACGGAAACATGAACATTGTCCAATCACCCCTTGAGAGGCCCTTTCTCATCAGCAACTGCACCAGTGAGGAACGCTTCCAAAAGCTCTCCAGGTACAGGAATAAGAGGACCAAGAGGAACTTTGGGAGGAAAATCAAGGTAATTGTTTCACATGAATAGTTCACCATTCTTTTCTCAGGTTTTCCAGATTTAGTTTTATTCAATTCCATGCATATCTCATGGATGAATAGTTTCCCTTATAAATGTTCATCATTAGTTTATTACCTCAACTGCTGAAGCTTTGAACTGTGTTGTTACTTTTTTGCTTAAAAAAGTAGAAGCTATAAGTAGCATGAAAAGTCACATCTCAGACATGCTGATAATCCTTGATATGCTGCTATTAAGTTCTTAAGCATGGCATCAACAGTGGTTTTCTTTGGCAACCAAGTTTTATTGatgttatcaaaatttatatctatttctgtaaattagttttatttctagtcgatgtaaGAGCTTTAACATCTGAGTTAAAAACAGATTTCCATCAGAGCTGATGATATACTTGTTTTTCCAGTATGCATGCAGGAAGGCTCTTGCTGACAGTCAACCAAGAATCCGTGGAAGATTTGCAAGAAGTGAAGAATGTGAGAGCAAGAGGGAATGAATGACTTAATAACTGATATAGTAGTAGGAAGAAGGTAGAGTGAAGTAGCTATATCTGATCAAACTCAGCAGTAGTAATTATGTGATTAGAGCTTATGTGGAGTCTCTGTATGTTTGAGCAGATATTTGCTGAATAAACCAGATCCCAAACTTCTTAGGGTAGTTCATCTCTTTATCTATTGTATCATCGTCTCTATAGACGTGAATTACCTTCCACATATGTAAATAGGTTTGTTCAATAAtggaaagataaagaaaatatcttGTACcatgttcatatatatatatatatatatatatatatatatatatatatatatgtatgtatatgtatatatcacCAAATCACAAGGTGGTAACATTAATAATTTCCTTTAAAATTTTCGTTTTTGACGATTTTTCATCAATCAGTGGTGTCAACTGAATGTCATGTATGATTTACAACATGTGTGTAGAGAAATTTacttacaaaaaaatttataaaagaaagatttgaattaattttttcaaaaattataactaaactagatgatgatgatgaaaaagTTGGAGGATTGCAAGTTGCAGaacttttcattttgtttagaTGAAGTGCCCAGTGGTGGGAATCAGGGCATCTTTCTGCTCTGCTGGGAATAAATGCATTCTTTTTAATTCAATCCTTATTTggcaatttttttattgtaattatttctTATACTCTGTTTCTTAGATTAAAACATATACTACTAAAATAACTCACAAATATCTttgtttaattgaatatattcTGACGATTTTcttgaataaaaaacataataatattgtaGTTATTGCGTAATGATCAATATACCCTTGATAATAAGGTTCctcaaattttaagaataatacccattttcttacttttcttaCTGCCTTCAATTCATTATATACAACaatttagaatatttataggtttgctcttaataaaatgaaaagaaacaatATTAGTTACATGTGTAtgaattagttaaaataaaatgaaatggagAAGAACTAGATATTTAACCCATCAAATACAATGGATTTCCTCCTCcaatttaagtaataaaatggtaagcttttattttatttcattaaattcgTATTTGTCACATCTTACtttattctattaattattaGATAGTAGTGACATTAGATTGAAGATGCTATGAACATATGTTAtctaggataatgatatttagacaatatttttttaacaatatttgaacatcactTACGTGTCATTTTATGATTGGTCTATgatagtatttataattattatcattaattgtgaagtaattttggaccaatcacataatgacacgtagatagtgttcaaatgttataaaaaatgtattatctaagtatcattatcgtATTATCGTGTTATCTATATGCTGCAATGACAAAACATGAAACATCTGTTCGTGTAGGTATCAAATTGCAAATTCATTTCGAAATATGTGAGATAGATATGAATTTTGTAGGACAAAACAATAtcgtttttgaaaatttaaaagataaatgtaATGTTTGTGTGACACGTGAAAAGTGAATGAGCTTTGCATATTGTGGGCTAAAAGCAAGATAGAGCATGAATGATGTGGACAGGTGGATCATTGCATATACATGTTTATGCTGTGTCACTGTcacttgttttttcttcttttatgaaaataatagacTTCAATTGTATTACTCAATATTAGGACAAGAATAGAGGCCATTCAAATCAACTTGGAAAATAGTCTATAATTTGAGTAGAAACAGTGTGAAAAGGAAGATCTAGTGCAAAAGTGATGGCCATGTTGGTGCCTATATTTTAGTACAAGATTTTACAGGTTTTGCTGTTATCAAGACTCTTTTCTTCATCCGTTGTGTTGTCTTGTTTAAAGTGTTAGAATTTAGTAAACACGAAAAATTCAACCAAGAAAGAGTTTGTCTAATCTTTTTTGGAGTAGAAAGTTGGTGGTTGTATTAAGAGAAGGGAAGTAATTTACAAGTAAAGTTTGTGATTTTAAGATAAAGTTCAGTGATCACTGCCTATTTTGTATCACTTTTAATTTATGGAAGGAATTACTTCAAGTTAAGTGTATGAGATATAACATTATTGTGTCTTGAGTGTTTAGATGTGTGTTTTCCTTATTGTTAGTTCTGAAATTCAATTTGGTCAAACTCAGATTATTTATAAGTGgtatatcaaaatcaataaagacTTCAAATTATCATGGTTTAATTGAAActaattatgttttatagtaAATTAATCATCATCAAGTCTAATCAATTTTAAGGGTCAcagtttgataaataaattacgATCATTTGATTTCGAAAATATCATTATGTCTACTctgaaaatatttctaaatatatgaTCCATTCAAGATTGACTAAATAGTCATatgatacaaataaaatatgttattttatcttcaaaattaaaattgtctCCATCACTACAATACAAAAATTGTCTTTAAAATGGACAAACATTCACAAAAAATatacttgtaaagaaaattagttCAATAAGTAATTCCAAAATCTACactggtaaaaaaaaatatttgtgacaTCTTATTTTGTAATTAGTAATTATAGTGATGTTAACAAAAAcctgactttttttttttaacaattaagagcaaaaaattactttaactAATTTCTATGTACATGGAAGCGAAAAGTCAATTAAAccttgcttttattttaaatcaacttTAATTATTGCATAATAATACTGTTAAATAAGTGGTTTGTACAGAGATTTTATACAACTCATTTGTTGATTCATTAAATAACATAAGATCAAGTGAGAAAGAttgaattttgagttaaaatagGTTTCGTGAAAGAAGTTGCCTTTAGTTTGTTAATTTTGTATGTAAAATTCATCtaaagaaattgtttttgtgTAGAACCAATTTAGAAAACCcacattaaaaatttatcaaaaatttcaaattaaaacgCGCACAAATTGTGAATTAAGTAAGTAATGAGCGATTTTTTGTTCaaatacttaattatatttttatgataaagtACATGATAAATTTAGtagtattcattttttttaagtacaCTAACCGAAGTTAAATATATGATTGAAATTTATGGTATTGATTCTAATAtactttgaataaaaaataaaataacaaataaatatttttttattacacgTTAGgtgttttaataatataaatttaattttaaataatttgttatcattatttctaattttataaaatagttatctcctataaaaaatctttaattgTAATTCAAACAAATCATATCTAAATTTTATCTAAGAATATCTAATACAATGTTTTaataatccaaaatattttctttccttttatgtCCTtccatatttattatataaatcaaaataaatcataaatgttACAAATATTCATCTCTCCTTACAAATACAAACACTTGAAcatcaatataaattaataattatcatattctttcttaatttcggtatttgataattgaaaatttaaccattatctttaattaactttaaaatatttgaatgatgTTAAAGTAATATTACTTTTGTGATGAGTAAGATGTAACTCATCAATAAAGGCGGTTAGaagattaaatgtttttttggaAATCGAAATTGGTATACtttcttattatatatgcaatgaatcatattatactattttgtcttaatgcaggtttttctaaatttattgaTAAGATTATTTTGTGCCCaaattgatttaaaagaaaattgcagATAAAAAAGTAATctattaagtaaaataattttgatctttaattagatattaaGAACCTAATTAcgtatatgaattatttataagtGCTATGTCAAAAATGAATAAAGATTGGGAGGAATAGATTTCAAATTATCTAATCATGGTTCAATTGGAACTAATTATGTTTTGTCGTAAATTAATTATCATCAAGTCTAATCAATTTTAAGGGTGATCGTTTGGTCTATAAGTTACAATCATTTGATCACGAAAATATCATCATGTCTAGCctaaaaatatttctaagtaTATGATGCATTCAAGATTACCAGAACGTCATATCATatgatacaaataaaatattttgattttgacacattttttcaGTTGTTGATTTATCTAATGATCATCTTCAACGCAAAGTTGccacaaataatttatattaaatttttattataataaatatttgaaataaaaaatgagtgtaaaaaatttaaattatcttactACCTAATCTTAAAAATCTTTGATGTTGTCCGCTTTGAGTTAAGTCCTCATGAATTTGACTTTTGGTAACACTTCAAAAAACCTCTTATCAATTGAGGtatcttatatgtatataaattcatgttcattcttattttatttgaaaattttgtaccCCACACTAGTCACCAAGTAATTTTGTTGCTTATTGTACTAATATactaattttatctaaatcaattatttaaccTGTAAGAAtgattataatgtttttaataatgaaaaaataaataaatacagaCGTACATTCAACA
Above is a genomic segment from Vigna radiata var. radiata cultivar VC1973A chromosome 10, Vradiata_ver6, whole genome shotgun sequence containing:
- the LOC106775112 gene encoding uncharacterized protein LOC106775112 isoform X4, whose protein sequence is MDDYVQCSAMSEYDLAAEGDLFKAPEPIIEEPIMDLDPMTAAISMISCGEDVSSQGLKSTDIDILQNDQFLSEVFYECKKDLLEKAAIESPLSEILEIKVPLLNIDENSIQENRPLPDMQLGKSVSSGSLSSMDWIRGVAMKPAFIDIPAMDFNAVYGMRRSFSEGDIKTLGNGNMNIVQSPLERPFLISNCTSEERFQKLSRYRNKRTKRNFGRKIKYACRKALADSQPRIRGRFARSEECESKRE
- the LOC106775112 gene encoding uncharacterized protein LOC106775112 isoform X2, whose product is MLNLIISSWYLSSTTCSSRKDDYVQCSAMSEYDLAAEGDLFKAPEPIIEEPIMDLDPMTAAISMISCGEDVSSQGLKSTDIDILQNDQFLSEVFYECKKDLLEKAAIESPLSEILEIKVPLLNIDENSIQENRPLPDMQLGKSVSSGSLSSMDWIRGVAMKPAFIDIPAMDFNAVYGMRRSFSEGDIKTLGNGNMNIVQSPLERPFLISNCTSEERFQKLSRYRNKRTKRNFGRKIKYACRKALADSQPRIRGRFARSEECESKRE
- the LOC106775112 gene encoding uncharacterized protein LOC106775112 isoform X3, whose translation is MKDDYVQCSAMSEYDLAAEGDLFKAPEPIIEEPIMDLDPMTAAISMISCGEDVSSQGLKSTDIDILQNDQFLSEVFYECKKDLLEKAAIESPLSEILEIKVPLLNIDENSIQENRPLPDMQLGKSVSSGSLSSMDWIRGVAMKPAFIDIPAMDFNAVYGMRRSFSEGDIKTLGNGNMNIVQSPLERPFLISNCTSEERFQKLSRYRNKRTKRNFGRKIKYACRKALADSQPRIRGRFARSEECESKRE
- the LOC106775112 gene encoding uncharacterized protein LOC106775112 isoform X1, giving the protein MYAETGLLFPYLHNLSQELHQLEEYCKTQKYNASMDDYVQCSAMSEYDLAAEGDLFKAPEPIIEEPIMDLDPMTAAISMISCGEDVSSQGLKSTDIDILQNDQFLSEVFYECKKDLLEKAAIESPLSEILEIKVPLLNIDENSIQENRPLPDMQLGKSVSSGSLSSMDWIRGVAMKPAFIDIPAMDFNAVYGMRRSFSEGDIKTLGNGNMNIVQSPLERPFLISNCTSEERFQKLSRYRNKRTKRNFGRKIKYACRKALADSQPRIRGRFARSEECESKRE